One Mangrovimonas cancribranchiae DNA segment encodes these proteins:
- a CDS encoding LuxR C-terminal-related transcriptional regulator encodes MSYNTPALKKHIEKIKELDAFLPHTSTFFCITNTQELGFEYISKNMFSCLAIEPEKFKQDAMHYFWSRIHPDDVEHWLKALNSLMDYTLNEIDEQERYKMSYTWNYRFKNGHGKYVNIVQNTTPLEFDAFMKPIIGLAHYTVLDPNIKLDVTATAKYLSDNGEYETRYFNCFNKKLLDNEITNRERDIVRLLVLNYSSKEIAERLNISSNTVDTHRRNILKKLNINSTGELIGMLKINQNLL; translated from the coding sequence ATGTCTTACAATACACCAGCATTAAAAAAGCATATTGAAAAAATTAAAGAGCTCGATGCATTTTTACCTCATACGTCTACCTTTTTTTGCATTACAAACACACAAGAGTTAGGTTTTGAATATATAAGCAAGAATATGTTTTCTTGTTTAGCTATTGAACCCGAAAAATTTAAACAAGATGCCATGCATTATTTTTGGAGTAGAATTCACCCAGATGATGTAGAGCATTGGTTAAAGGCATTAAACTCACTCATGGATTATACGTTAAATGAAATTGATGAGCAGGAACGTTATAAAATGAGTTATACCTGGAATTACCGATTTAAAAATGGTCATGGTAAGTATGTAAATATTGTTCAAAATACAACACCTCTTGAGTTTGATGCTTTTATGAAACCAATTATAGGGTTGGCCCATTATACCGTTTTAGATCCTAACATAAAATTGGATGTTACGGCTACAGCAAAATATTTAAGCGATAATGGCGAATATGAAACAAGGTATTTTAATTGTTTTAATAAAAAGCTTTTAGATAATGAGATAACTAATCGAGAGCGCGATATTGTACGCTTGTTAGTGCTTAATTATTCTAGTAAGGAAATTGCTGAACGTTTAAACATTAGTTCGAATACAGTTGATACACACCGTAGAAATATTTTAAAGAAATTAAATATAAACTCTACAGGAGAGTTAATAGGAATGCTAAAAATAAATCAAAATTTACTATAA
- a CDS encoding Glu/Leu/Phe/Val dehydrogenase dimerization domain-containing protein, translating to MKDLLQKYEAKEPEIIFNWKDPETEAEGWTVINSLRGGAAGGGTRMRQGLDMNEVLSLAKTMEIKFTVSGPPIGGAKSGINFDPNDPRKKGVLERWYKAVSPLLKSYYGTGGDLNVDEIHEVIPITEESGVWHPQEGVFSGHFKPTDADKINRIGQLRQGVIKVLENPNFSPCVARKYTVADMITGYGVAEAVKQYYSIYGGTVEGKRAIVQGFGNVGSAAAFYLSQMGAKIVGIIDISGGLINKDGFTFEEITELFLSKKGNKLQADNLIPFEDMKEKIWSLETEIFAPCAASRLITKAQIDEMISTGLEVISCGANVPFADKEIFFGPIMEHTDNKVSLIPDFISNCGMARVFAYFMERRVQMTDEAIFKDTSQTIEAALRKVHEKNKSKTGISNTAFEIALSQLV from the coding sequence ATGAAAGACTTACTTCAAAAGTACGAAGCGAAAGAACCCGAAATAATTTTTAACTGGAAAGACCCTGAAACAGAGGCCGAAGGCTGGACTGTTATCAACTCGTTACGAGGTGGTGCCGCTGGTGGAGGTACTAGAATGCGACAAGGTTTAGATATGAATGAAGTGTTATCTCTTGCTAAAACAATGGAGATAAAATTCACCGTTTCTGGTCCGCCAATTGGTGGCGCAAAATCAGGAATTAATTTTGATCCAAACGATCCTAGAAAAAAAGGTGTTTTAGAGCGTTGGTATAAAGCGGTTTCACCTTTATTAAAAAGTTACTATGGTACAGGAGGCGATTTAAATGTTGATGAAATCCATGAAGTCATTCCAATTACCGAAGAAAGTGGTGTTTGGCATCCTCAAGAGGGCGTTTTTAGTGGGCATTTTAAACCAACCGATGCTGATAAAATTAATAGAATTGGGCAGTTAAGACAAGGTGTAATTAAAGTTTTAGAAAATCCTAATTTCTCACCTTGTGTGGCTAGAAAATATACTGTGGCCGATATGATTACCGGTTATGGTGTGGCCGAAGCTGTAAAACAATATTACAGCATTTATGGTGGAACAGTAGAAGGTAAACGTGCCATTGTTCAAGGTTTTGGTAATGTTGGCTCTGCAGCAGCGTTTTATTTAAGTCAAATGGGCGCTAAAATAGTAGGTATTATAGATATTTCTGGTGGCTTAATAAATAAAGACGGCTTTACCTTTGAAGAAATAACAGAACTCTTCTTATCTAAAAAAGGAAATAAACTGCAAGCAGATAACTTAATTCCTTTCGAAGACATGAAAGAGAAAATTTGGTCTCTCGAAACCGAAATTTTTGCACCATGTGCAGCTTCAAGATTAATAACAAAAGCGCAAATAGATGAAATGATTAGCACAGGTTTAGAAGTGATTTCATGTGGCGCTAACGTACCTTTTGCTGATAAGGAAATCTTTTTTGGACCTATTATGGAGCATACCGATAATAAAGTCAGTTTAATTCCAGACTTTATTTCTAATTGTGGTATGGCCAGAGTTTTTGCTTACTTTATGGAACGAAGAGTACAAATGACAGATGAAGCTATTTTTAAAGACACCTCGCAAACTATAGAAGCAGCACTAAGAAAAGTACACGAAAAAAATAAATCTAAAACCGGAATTAGTAATACGGCTTTTGAAATAGCCTTAAGCCAACTTGTTTAA
- the gldJ gene encoding gliding motility lipoprotein GldJ: MDMKKAMVCKVLLTTVLAVSLVGCKRSSSSNTSRGTGWDINSRDGGFQYNTDFKEQETAPGLVFVEGGTFTMGKVGDDVMHDWNNSPNQQHVQSFYMDETEVTNKMYTEYLDWIKRTYPPTEENFKGIYTGALPDTLVWRNRLGYNEVMTENYLRHPAYGEYPVVGVSWIQAVEYANWRTDRVNELYLEEEGYITRDAKIAVEAGETFNTDTYINAPTQTYGGNDSIISPQNTRRRVQTTASGDTINVHAGRETGIISPDYRLPTEAEWEYAALGLTELRNYNIYRGRKKYPWDGQYTRSGKRKVRGDQLANFKQGKGDYGGIAGWSDDGADITNAVKQYEPNDFGLYDMAGNVAEWVADVYRPIVDDEFNDFNYYRGNVYTKNSISEDGTVKIVTVDEIVYDTLPNGDVIARDLPGEIAQVPVDEDETYLRQNFDRSDNRNFRDGDKRSSRYYRDYDEFDDGRKTTASQTRKMYNSPKHNVEHVDSTGEMIREYDKSNKRTSLINDEVRVYKGGSWKDREYWLDPAQRRYFPQTMATDYIGFRCAMSRVGSKSKGRNKTKN, encoded by the coding sequence ATGGATATGAAAAAAGCAATGGTATGTAAGGTATTGTTAACTACGGTTTTAGCAGTATCTCTTGTTGGTTGTAAAAGATCTTCCAGTTCAAACACCTCACGAGGAACTGGTTGGGACATTAACTCTAGAGATGGTGGTTTTCAATACAACACCGATTTTAAAGAGCAAGAAACAGCTCCAGGATTAGTATTTGTTGAAGGCGGAACTTTTACCATGGGTAAAGTTGGAGACGATGTTATGCACGATTGGAATAATAGTCCAAATCAACAACACGTACAATCCTTTTACATGGATGAAACAGAGGTAACCAATAAAATGTACACAGAATACTTAGATTGGATTAAAAGAACTTACCCACCTACAGAAGAAAATTTTAAAGGTATTTACACTGGTGCTTTACCAGACACTTTAGTTTGGAGAAACCGTTTAGGTTACAACGAAGTTATGACTGAAAATTATCTTCGTCACCCAGCATATGGAGAGTATCCAGTTGTTGGTGTTAGCTGGATTCAAGCTGTTGAATACGCTAATTGGAGAACAGACCGTGTTAACGAATTATACCTAGAAGAAGAAGGTTACATTACTAGAGATGCTAAAATAGCAGTTGAAGCTGGCGAAACATTTAACACAGACACTTACATTAATGCGCCTACACAAACATACGGAGGTAACGATAGTATTATTAGCCCACAAAATACTAGAAGAAGAGTACAAACTACTGCTTCTGGAGATACTATTAATGTACACGCAGGTAGAGAAACTGGTATTATTTCACCAGATTATAGACTACCAACCGAAGCTGAATGGGAATATGCTGCTTTAGGCCTTACAGAGTTAAGAAACTACAATATTTATAGAGGTAGAAAAAAATATCCATGGGATGGCCAATATACACGTTCAGGTAAACGTAAAGTAAGAGGTGATCAATTAGCTAACTTTAAGCAAGGAAAAGGTGATTATGGTGGAATTGCAGGTTGGTCTGACGATGGTGCAGATATAACCAATGCCGTAAAACAATACGAGCCTAACGACTTTGGTCTTTACGATATGGCTGGTAACGTAGCCGAATGGGTTGCCGATGTTTACAGACCTATCGTAGACGATGAGTTTAACGACTTTAACTACTACCGTGGTAACGTGTATACAAAAAACTCTATTAGTGAAGATGGTACCGTTAAAATTGTAACAGTTGATGAAATTGTTTACGATACACTTCCTAATGGCGATGTTATTGCAAGAGATTTACCAGGTGAAATCGCTCAAGTTCCTGTAGATGAAGACGAAACTTACTTAAGACAAAACTTTGATAGAAGTGATAACCGTAACTTTAGAGACGGTGACAAACGTTCTTCTCGTTACTACAGAGACTACGATGAATTTGATGATGGCAGAAAAACAACAGCTTCGCAAACAAGAAAAATGTATAACTCTCCTAAACACAATGTAGAACATGTAGACTCTACAGGTGAAATGATTAGAGAATACGATAAGTCTAACAAAAGAACATCACTTATTAACGACGAAGTAAGAGTTTATAAAGGTGGTTCTTGGAAAGATAGAGAATATTGGTTAGACCCTGCTCAAAGACGTTATTTCCCACAAACTATGGCCACAGATTATATTGGGTTTAGATGTGCTATGTCTAGAGTAGGATCAAAATCTAAAGGAAGAAACAAAACAAAGAATTAA
- a CDS encoding folylpolyglutamate synthase/dihydrofolate synthase family protein, with product MTYQETIKWLFSRLPMYQRQGKSAYKADLSNTLTLAAHLNHPEQHLKTIHVAGTNGKGSTANMLASIYQEAGYKTGLFTSPHLKDYRERIRINGTPLSKQFVIGFVKRNKAFLEKESLSFFEMTTLMAFDYFSKKNVDIAIIEVGLGGRLDSTNIIQPLMSVITNIGLDHTQFLGNDLPTIAKEKAGIIKRKTPVVIGETQKETQAVFKAIAAEKASPIYFADQLQEKLSYKSDLLGAYQQKNIKTVVQVITVLNEVSSFKVSNDNIKQGFLHVAKNTGLKGRWQVLQHNPKVICDTVHNAEGLSLVINQLMKESFNSLHIVFGVVNDKDLTSLFTILPKQATYYLCKPDIPRGMDEKKLKSEFDKANFMSKIYGSVNQAFSSAKEQAKEDDLIFVGGSTFTVAEII from the coding sequence ATGACTTATCAAGAAACTATAAAATGGCTATTTTCCAGATTACCTATGTATCAAAGGCAAGGGAAGTCGGCATATAAAGCCGATTTAAGTAATACGCTTACATTAGCCGCTCATTTAAATCACCCAGAACAACACTTAAAGACCATTCACGTTGCAGGAACAAATGGCAAAGGTTCCACAGCTAATATGCTAGCATCAATATATCAAGAAGCAGGATACAAAACGGGCTTATTCACATCGCCACATTTAAAAGATTATAGAGAGCGTATAAGAATTAACGGAACCCCCTTAAGTAAACAGTTTGTTATTGGTTTTGTTAAACGAAACAAAGCATTTTTAGAAAAAGAATCGTTGTCATTTTTTGAAATGACTACCTTAATGGCTTTTGACTATTTCTCTAAAAAGAATGTTGATATAGCTATCATAGAAGTTGGTTTAGGAGGCCGATTAGATTCCACAAATATTATACAACCATTAATGTCTGTTATTACCAATATTGGTTTAGATCATACACAGTTTTTAGGGAATGATTTGCCGACTATAGCTAAGGAAAAAGCCGGTATTATTAAAAGAAAAACGCCTGTTGTTATTGGTGAAACACAAAAAGAAACACAAGCTGTTTTTAAGGCAATAGCGGCAGAGAAAGCATCACCAATTTATTTTGCTGACCAATTGCAAGAAAAGCTATCTTATAAAAGTGATTTGTTGGGAGCATATCAACAAAAAAATATAAAAACAGTGGTGCAAGTAATAACTGTTTTAAATGAAGTATCTTCTTTTAAGGTGTCAAATGATAATATAAAGCAAGGTTTTCTTCATGTTGCAAAAAATACAGGTTTAAAAGGCAGGTGGCAAGTGTTACAGCATAATCCAAAGGTTATTTGTGATACAGTTCATAATGCAGAAGGGCTTTCGCTAGTGATTAATCAATTAATGAAAGAGTCATTTAACAGTTTGCATATTGTTTTTGGTGTTGTAAACGATAAAGATTTAACTTCTTTGTTTACTATTTTACCCAAACAAGCAACTTATTATTTATGTAAGCCAGATATTCCACGAGGTATGGATGAAAAAAAATTAAAAAGTGAATTTGATAAAGCTAATTTTATGTCTAAAATATACGGCAGTGTAAATCAGGCGTTTTCAAGCGCAAAAGAGCAAGCTAAAGAGGACGATTTAATTTTTGTAGGCGGAAGCACGTTTACTGTAGCCGAAATAATTTAA
- the nhaD gene encoding sodium:proton antiporter NhaD — protein MEAIIISVFVVGYLAITLEHNLKIDKLIPALVMMAICWALIALGLDHFTQWFDSGKHALLDNFGLLAHEEKMHLMEETLLHHLGKTAEILVFLLGAMTIVEIIDYFDGFSTIKNYVKTKSKKRILWIFAFLAFFLSAIIDNLTATIVLISILQKLINDRNVRIWYAGLIVIAANAGGAWSPIGDVTTTMLWIGNKVTTGHLFVYLFIPSLLCMLVPVFIASFLPAFRGELEGQDDSNDKPKNKFSSTMLYLGLGGIVSVPIFKTVTHLPPYVGMMLALGVVAIFAEIYSNTKFAMSFDTTGDADHQGHHSPVHHSLSKIEMPSILFFLGILMAVAALESLGILFGFAESLQENMPMLGTELHHEGVSDLVVLLLGVGSAVIDNVPLVAASLGMFSVPTDNELWHFIAYSAGTGGSMLIIGSAAGVVAMGMEKIDFFWYLKKIAWLALVGFLVGAVAFMFTRTIF, from the coding sequence ATGGAAGCAATCATTATTAGTGTATTCGTCGTTGGTTATTTAGCCATTACACTAGAACACAATTTAAAAATTGATAAACTTATCCCAGCTTTGGTTATGATGGCTATTTGTTGGGCTCTAATAGCATTAGGATTAGATCACTTTACCCAATGGTTTGATTCTGGAAAGCATGCTTTATTAGATAACTTTGGTTTATTAGCGCATGAAGAAAAAATGCATCTTATGGAAGAAACGCTGTTGCACCATTTGGGCAAAACAGCCGAAATTCTAGTATTCCTTTTAGGCGCTATGACTATAGTTGAAATTATCGATTATTTTGATGGCTTCTCAACAATTAAAAATTATGTAAAAACAAAAAGTAAAAAGCGAATCTTATGGATTTTTGCTTTTCTGGCTTTCTTTCTATCGGCTATCATCGATAACTTAACAGCAACAATTGTATTAATTTCCATACTTCAAAAACTAATAAACGATAGAAATGTTCGTATTTGGTATGCTGGGTTAATCGTAATAGCCGCTAATGCAGGTGGAGCTTGGTCTCCAATAGGCGATGTAACAACCACTATGTTGTGGATAGGTAATAAAGTAACAACAGGACACTTGTTTGTATATCTATTTATTCCATCGTTGTTATGTATGTTGGTTCCTGTATTTATTGCCTCTTTTTTACCAGCATTTAGAGGAGAATTGGAAGGTCAAGACGACAGTAATGATAAACCTAAAAACAAGTTTAGTTCTACAATGTTGTATTTAGGATTAGGCGGCATTGTTTCGGTTCCTATATTTAAAACCGTTACACATTTACCTCCTTATGTAGGAATGATGTTGGCTTTAGGTGTAGTTGCCATTTTTGCCGAAATTTATAGTAATACTAAGTTTGCCATGTCTTTTGATACTACAGGAGATGCAGATCACCAAGGGCATCATAGTCCTGTGCATCATTCATTATCAAAAATTGAAATGCCAAGTATTTTATTTTTCTTAGGAATTTTAATGGCCGTTGCTGCCTTAGAATCTTTAGGAATCTTATTTGGTTTTGCAGAATCATTACAAGAAAATATGCCGATGTTAGGAACCGAATTACACCATGAAGGTGTTTCTGATTTAGTTGTGCTTTTATTAGGTGTAGGATCGGCTGTAATTGATAATGTACCATTGGTAGCGGCTAGTTTAGGAATGTTCTCTGTACCTACCGATAACGAATTGTGGCACTTTATAGCCTATTCAGCAGGAACAGGAGGAAGTATGTTAATTATTGGTTCTGCTGCTGGTGTTGTGGCTATGGGTATGGAAAAGATTGATTTCTTCTGGTACCTGAAAAAAATTGCTTGGTTGGCATTAGTAGGGTTTTTAGTAGGCGCTGTCGCATTTATGTTTACAAGAACAATTTTTTAA
- the murF gene encoding UDP-N-acetylmuramoyl-tripeptide--D-alanyl-D-alanine ligase produces the protein MTINALYKLFLECSAVSTDTRKINPGDLFFALKGDNFNGNTFANKALELGAKYVVIDEKEFKTSNNHILVEDCLKSLQDLATHHRQTLKTPIIALTGSNGKTTTKELIKAVLSEKYSVTATKGNLNNHIGVPLTLLDIKPDTDIAIVEMGANHHKEIAFLCNIALPDFGLITNFGKAHLEGFGSLEGVVKAKSELYDHLKKYNKIIFFNEDDKTQTKQIGDYNNACSFGSSSKNTKITFIASEPFVALEYMSERINSHLIGQYNFNNIAVAIAVGKYFKVPKTAIKQAIESYVPSNNRSQIIKTASNQVLLDAYNANPTSMMAALENFANLNYKNKTLILGDMFELGDNALNEHQHIVSFLEKQNDITAIVVGEHFSKTKASSANMLAFKTYADLANHLKETPLKNRYILIKGSRGMALERALDVL, from the coding sequence ATGACAATTAATGCTCTTTATAAACTATTTTTAGAATGTAGTGCGGTTTCTACAGACACCAGAAAAATTAACCCAGGTGATTTATTTTTTGCCCTAAAAGGTGACAATTTTAATGGCAATACTTTTGCCAACAAAGCTTTAGAATTAGGCGCTAAATACGTAGTAATAGACGAGAAAGAATTTAAAACATCAAATAACCATATTCTTGTAGAAGATTGTTTAAAAAGCTTACAAGACTTAGCAACTCATCATAGACAAACATTAAAAACGCCTATTATAGCATTAACAGGTAGTAATGGCAAAACCACAACCAAGGAGTTAATTAAAGCCGTATTATCTGAAAAATATAGCGTAACGGCCACTAAAGGAAATTTGAACAATCATATTGGCGTTCCTTTAACGTTGTTGGACATAAAACCCGATACAGATATTGCTATAGTTGAAATGGGCGCTAATCATCATAAAGAAATTGCCTTTTTATGTAACATAGCGCTACCCGATTTTGGCTTAATCACTAATTTTGGTAAGGCTCATTTAGAAGGCTTTGGAAGCTTAGAAGGTGTTGTAAAAGCTAAATCGGAATTATACGACCACTTAAAAAAGTATAACAAGATTATCTTTTTTAATGAAGATGATAAAACACAAACGAAACAAATTGGCGACTATAACAATGCGTGTTCATTTGGTTCATCTTCTAAAAATACTAAAATCACCTTTATAGCATCAGAGCCTTTTGTCGCATTAGAATATATGTCTGAACGCATAAACAGTCACTTAATTGGACAGTATAACTTTAATAACATTGCTGTAGCAATAGCTGTTGGAAAATATTTTAAAGTTCCTAAAACGGCCATAAAACAAGCTATAGAAAGTTATGTCCCATCTAATAATCGTTCGCAAATTATAAAAACAGCGTCTAATCAAGTTCTTCTCGATGCTTATAATGCAAATCCTACAAGTATGATGGCTGCTCTTGAGAACTTTGCAAACCTCAACTATAAAAATAAAACACTTATTTTAGGTGATATGTTTGAGCTTGGAGATAATGCTTTAAACGAGCATCAACATATTGTATCTTTTTTAGAGAAACAAAATGATATAACAGCTATAGTTGTAGGAGAACACTTTTCAAAAACTAAAGCTTCATCTGCAAATATGTTGGCATTTAAAACATACGCAGATTTAGCTAATCACTTAAAAGAAACGCCGCTAAAAAACAGGTACATTTTAATTAAAGGTTCTAGAGGAATGGCGCTGGAAAGAGCTTTAGATGTATTATAA
- a CDS encoding MotA/TolQ/ExbB proton channel family protein, translating into MIYTIIQEAQEGAELLPEGEESVEKTLSIIELIGSGGTAGQIIIGLLFILLVGACYIYFERLFAIKAASKIDANFMNQIKDHVSNGKIDSAQMLCAQVNSPVSRLINKGITRIGKPLEDINTAIENAGRLEVYNLEKNVSILATISGAAPMIGFLGTVIGMILSIFEIANSGGQIDIKLLADGLYTAMTTTVAGLIVGIVGYIAYNHLVVKTDKVVYQMEANSLEFLDHLNEPI; encoded by the coding sequence ATGATATATACAATAATTCAAGAAGCTCAAGAAGGTGCCGAGCTATTACCAGAAGGCGAAGAGTCTGTCGAAAAAACGTTATCTATAATCGAATTGATTGGTAGTGGTGGAACAGCAGGTCAAATTATTATAGGGTTGTTATTTATTTTATTAGTAGGCGCTTGTTATATTTATTTCGAGCGTTTATTTGCCATAAAAGCAGCTTCAAAAATAGATGCCAATTTTATGAATCAGATTAAAGATCATGTTAGTAATGGTAAAATAGATTCGGCTCAAATGTTGTGTGCTCAAGTAAACTCGCCAGTTTCAAGACTAATTAATAAAGGAATTACACGTATTGGTAAACCTTTAGAAGATATTAATACAGCCATTGAAAATGCAGGTAGATTAGAAGTCTACAACCTAGAAAAGAATGTAAGTATTCTAGCAACTATTTCTGGTGCAGCTCCTATGATTGGTTTTCTTGGTACAGTTATTGGAATGATATTATCCATATTTGAAATTGCAAATTCAGGAGGACAAATTGATATTAAACTTCTAGCAGATGGTTTATATACAGCAATGACAACCACAGTAGCTGGTTTAATAGTGGGTATAGTTGGTTATATCGCTTACAACCATTTAGTGGTTAAAACCGATAAAGTGGTATACCAAATGGAAGCTAATTCCCTAGAGTTTTTAGATCACTTAAACGAGCCTATCTAA
- a CDS encoding biopolymer transporter ExbD: protein MNLRGRNKVTPEFNMSSMTDIVFLLLIFFMLASTLVTTNAIDILLPKASGKTENKKSVAVSIKKDLTYYIDQRRVGVSVLENELINALSGDSQPTIVLRAEKSVPVDNVVKVMDIANRNKFKVILAVKPN, encoded by the coding sequence ATGAATTTAAGAGGAAGAAATAAAGTAACCCCCGAATTTAATATGTCGTCTATGACCGACATTGTATTCCTGTTGCTTATCTTTTTTATGCTAGCATCTACTTTGGTAACAACCAATGCAATAGACATTTTATTACCAAAAGCCAGTGGAAAAACCGAAAATAAAAAATCGGTAGCTGTTAGTATCAAGAAAGATTTAACATATTATATCGACCAAAGAAGAGTAGGCGTTAGTGTTCTTGAAAACGAACTTATTAATGCGCTTTCTGGAGATTCGCAACCTACCATTGTTTTAAGAGCCGAAAAATCGGTGCCTGTAGATAATGTAGTTAAGGTTATGGATATTGCAAATAGAAATAAATTTAAGGTTATACTAGCTGTAAAACCTAATTAA
- a CDS encoding energy transducer TonB has protein sequence MKYLETKHERNSAKITVLITVILLLLLFVVGPPYMDPPVEYGVAVNFGTTDFGSGQVQPKKPVKSEPEVVEQPPQETVSETTPSTSSEAKEEVMTQETAESIAIKKQKEAEAKAKAEAEAKAKAEAERIAKEKREQEEKKKKLDALIGGVSKSEGVTGSEGNDNQAGDKGQLDGDPYAPSYFGDPGSGNGGVGYGLNGRGKATYNTLRQDCNESGMVIVKIIVNRKGNVIQATPGVKGTTNTASCLLEPAKKIALSHKWRPDANAPAKQIGFVKVNFNLGQ, from the coding sequence ATGAAGTACCTCGAGACCAAGCACGAAAGAAACTCAGCAAAAATTACGGTATTAATTACGGTAATTTTACTGCTGTTGCTATTTGTCGTTGGTCCGCCTTATATGGATCCGCCAGTAGAGTATGGCGTAGCTGTTAATTTTGGGACTACAGACTTTGGCTCAGGACAAGTACAGCCCAAAAAACCTGTAAAATCTGAACCTGAAGTAGTCGAGCAACCACCTCAAGAAACTGTTTCAGAAACCACACCATCAACTTCTTCAGAAGCTAAAGAAGAAGTTATGACTCAAGAAACTGCAGAATCTATAGCTATAAAAAAACAAAAAGAAGCTGAAGCTAAGGCAAAAGCAGAGGCCGAAGCCAAAGCTAAAGCCGAAGCCGAGCGTATTGCCAAAGAAAAAAGAGAACAAGAAGAGAAGAAAAAGAAACTCGATGCTCTTATTGGTGGCGTTAGTAAATCTGAAGGTGTTACTGGTAGCGAAGGTAACGATAACCAAGCAGGAGATAAAGGGCAATTAGATGGCGACCCTTATGCGCCAAGTTATTTTGGCGATCCAGGTAGCGGTAATGGCGGTGTTGGCTATGGCTTAAACGGTCGCGGTAAAGCTACTTACAATACCTTAAGACAAGATTGTAATGAAAGTGGTATGGTAATCGTTAAGATTATTGTAAACCGCAAAGGAAATGTAATTCAAGCAACACCAGGAGTTAAAGGAACTACTAATACTGCGTCTTGCTTGTTAGAGCCAGCAAAAAAAATAGCATTGTCTCATAAATGGCGACCAGATGCGAATGCGCCAGCCAAACAAATAGGCTTTGTGAAAGTAAACTTCAATTTAGGACAGTAA